One genomic segment of Rhizobium gallicum bv. gallicum R602sp includes these proteins:
- a CDS encoding DUF2189 domain-containing protein, which produces MGETDKSYWLLSETSGIGETRDPRLKRGLPVFEGFRWLSAGWRDFWIRPAASLAYGIGVFLLSVAFVWMLVAFGLDYILFPALAAFMIVAPFLAIGLYEKSRSIEEGRRIGFASMLFARPRAGAQVFFAGLLLCMLVLLWMRAAVLLYALFFGVMAFPGLDHIVSMLFGTAYGWTMLVVGTAIGGLFAAFAFAVSVFSVPMLLDQRVDALTAMGSSMKLVWNNLSPMVAWGAMLLALFAACVATGLVGMIVIFPLLGHATWHAYRAVARSEGTG; this is translated from the coding sequence ATGGGCGAGACCGACAAGTCATACTGGCTGCTTAGCGAGACGTCGGGCATCGGAGAAACGCGAGATCCGCGCCTTAAGCGAGGGCTGCCGGTTTTTGAGGGATTTCGTTGGCTCTCGGCGGGTTGGCGGGATTTCTGGATCCGGCCAGCTGCGAGCCTGGCATACGGGATCGGCGTCTTCCTTCTCTCTGTCGCGTTCGTTTGGATGCTCGTCGCGTTCGGACTCGACTACATCCTGTTTCCCGCCCTGGCGGCATTCATGATCGTTGCCCCGTTTCTGGCGATCGGCCTCTATGAGAAGAGCCGATCGATCGAAGAAGGCAGGCGGATCGGTTTCGCATCCATGCTCTTTGCGCGCCCCCGCGCCGGCGCGCAGGTGTTTTTCGCCGGCCTGCTGCTCTGCATGCTCGTGCTTTTGTGGATGCGTGCCGCCGTTCTTCTCTACGCGCTCTTTTTCGGTGTGATGGCATTTCCGGGCCTCGACCACATTGTCAGCATGCTCTTCGGCACGGCTTATGGCTGGACAATGCTTGTGGTGGGGACGGCGATCGGAGGCCTTTTTGCGGCCTTTGCCTTTGCCGTCAGCGTCTTTTCCGTGCCGATGCTCCTTGACCAGCGTGTGGATGCGCTAACCGCTATGGGCTCGAGCATGAAGCTGGTATGGAATAACCTCTCGCCGATGGTAGCCTGGGGGGCGATGCTGCTTGCGCTATTTGCAGCCTGCGTGGCCACGGGCCTCGTCGGGATGATCGTAATCTTCCCGCTGCTAGGCCACGCCACCTGGCATGCCTACAGGGCGGTGGCACGTTCTGAGGGAACTGGATGA
- the ccoP gene encoding cytochrome-c oxidase, cbb3-type subunit III gives MEVSERDPVSGRETTGHEWNGIKELDTPVPRGVLIFLIVTHIWAIAWWFFVPAWPLGTTYTKGVFGIDQKTTVEAQVVEAQHARSGWMSRIGTEPYDAILADEALMETVRNTGRQLFGDNCAACHGRDGKGRANYPDLTDDDWLWGGGPQLIEQTMRVGINTRHPESRIGQMPAFGRDQMLDRSQVRNVAAYVYSLAHPDYSTPENVERIKAGREVFITTCAACHGEDAEGKRDVGAPNLTDSSWIYGGDLDTIVVSVHGGRQGHMPTWDERLTTAEIRTLALYVHDLGTQQP, from the coding sequence ATGGAAGTGAGTGAACGCGATCCTGTTAGCGGCCGCGAGACGACCGGCCACGAGTGGAATGGCATCAAGGAGCTGGACACACCCGTTCCGCGCGGCGTCCTCATATTCTTGATCGTGACTCATATCTGGGCAATTGCCTGGTGGTTTTTCGTGCCGGCTTGGCCGCTGGGAACGACCTACACCAAGGGCGTTTTCGGGATCGACCAAAAGACGACGGTCGAGGCCCAGGTCGTCGAGGCACAGCACGCCCGATCCGGCTGGATGAGCCGCATCGGGACCGAGCCCTATGACGCTATTCTCGCGGACGAGGCCCTAATGGAGACCGTGCGCAATACCGGGCGTCAGCTCTTCGGCGACAATTGCGCGGCCTGCCACGGCAGGGACGGGAAGGGGCGCGCCAACTACCCCGACCTCACGGACGACGACTGGCTCTGGGGCGGAGGTCCACAGCTCATCGAACAGACGATGCGCGTCGGCATCAATACGCGGCACCCGGAAAGCCGGATCGGGCAGATGCCGGCCTTCGGACGCGATCAGATGCTCGACCGCTCGCAGGTCCGGAACGTGGCCGCCTACGTCTATTCGCTGGCCCACCCGGACTATTCGACGCCGGAGAACGTCGAGCGCATTAAGGCCGGGCGCGAAGTGTTCATCACGACCTGTGCCGCCTGCCATGGGGAAGACGCCGAGGGGAAAAGGGACGTCGGCGCTCCTAACCTCACCGACTCCTCCTGGATCTACGGCGGCGATCTGGACACGATCGTTGTCTCCGTGCACGGCGGCCGGCAGGGCCACATGCCGACCTGGGACGAAAGGCTGACGACGGCCGAGATCCGGACGTTGGCGCTCTACGTCCATGACCTGGGGACGCAACAGCCATGA
- a CDS encoding CcoQ/FixQ family Cbb3-type cytochrome c oxidase assembly chaperone — protein MDLDHDAVVAFSKSWGLFYLIALALGVIVYTFWPSNRTRFDRAKHSILDRDDTPWK, from the coding sequence ATGGACCTGGACCACGACGCCGTCGTCGCTTTCTCCAAGAGCTGGGGTCTTTTCTATCTGATCGCCCTTGCCCTCGGGGTGATCGTATACACCTTCTGGCCGTCGAACCGGACGCGCTTCGACCGAGCCAAGCACAGCATCCTCGACCGGGACGACACGCCATGGAAGTGA
- the ccoO gene encoding cytochrome-c oxidase, cbb3-type subunit II, with protein MPELFHRKLERSAIGFVIAIIAAASVGGIVEIAPLFTIDETVEEARDMRMYTPLELAGRNIYIREGCYACHSQMIRTLRDEVERYGPYSLAVESRYDRPMLWGSKRTGPDIARIGGKYSDVWHVAHLTNPRDVVPESNMPAYRWLARNRLKMEDLPQHLAVQRTLGVPYTDEMMENAARDAYGQATPDTDFAAGVTERYGEETQVSVFDGVTTHVTEMDALVAYLQVLGRLTGAAYEHTAAPEKKPDPGN; from the coding sequence ATGCCGGAACTCTTCCATCGCAAGCTTGAGCGTTCCGCGATCGGCTTCGTGATCGCAATCATTGCGGCTGCGAGCGTCGGCGGCATCGTCGAGATTGCTCCTCTCTTCACCATCGACGAGACGGTCGAGGAGGCCCGGGACATGCGGATGTACACGCCGCTGGAGCTCGCAGGACGCAACATCTACATCCGTGAGGGATGCTATGCCTGCCACAGCCAGATGATCCGGACGCTCCGTGACGAAGTGGAGCGTTATGGTCCTTACTCGCTGGCCGTCGAGTCCCGGTATGACCGTCCGATGCTCTGGGGTTCCAAGCGCACAGGACCGGATATTGCGCGCATCGGCGGCAAGTATTCTGACGTCTGGCATGTCGCTCATCTCACCAACCCGCGGGATGTCGTTCCCGAATCGAACATGCCCGCTTATCGCTGGCTGGCGCGGAACCGGCTGAAGATGGAGGACCTGCCGCAACACCTTGCGGTGCAGCGTACCCTTGGCGTTCCGTATACTGATGAGATGATGGAAAACGCCGCGCGGGACGCCTACGGCCAGGCAACTCCCGACACGGACTTTGCCGCCGGTGTTACTGAGCGTTACGGCGAGGAAACGCAGGTGAGCGTATTCGACGGCGTTACCACCCATGTCACCGAGATGGACGCGCTCGTCGCTTATCTGCAGGTTCTCGGCAGACTTACGGGAGCAGCATACGAACATACCGCAGCTCCCGAAAAGAAACCGGATCCCGGAAACTGA
- the ccoN gene encoding cytochrome-c oxidase, cbb3-type subunit I: MITRLTTSERQHAAAITLAVAIAGMTMAAVGRSDALGVHGVIVMLFAGSLLYLVMSSLFEPEVVEDREASYYDDPIKVGIVLSMAWAVFGMFMGVWVAAQLAWPDLAFDAGWSSFGRLRPTHTTGVIFGFGGNALIATSFHVVQRTSRTRLAGQLSPWFVLFGYNLFCVLAVSGYMMGITQSKEYAEAEWYADIWLVIVWVTYFLLYIRTIARRKEPHIYVANWYFMAFILVVAILHIVNNLALPVSWGQAKSYTIWPGVQDAMVQWWYGHNAVAFFLTAGFLAMLYYYLPVRAQRPIFSYRLSILSFWGITFFYMWAGSHHLHYTALPHWVQTLGMTFSVMLLVPSWASAGNALLTLNGAWHRVRDDATLRFMMAAAVFYGLSTFEGSFLAIRPVNSLSHYTDWTVGHVHAGALGWVALITFGSLYTLVPSLWRRERMYSASLVEVHFWLAIAGTVIYVFAMWNSGLIQGLMWRTYTGEGTLAYSFVDSLVAMYPYYIARAFGGLLFLLGAIVGCWNIWMTVRSAPLTVAREGDTPVVPASMPGE; encoded by the coding sequence ATGATCACGCGGCTCACCACCTCGGAACGCCAGCACGCCGCCGCCATCACGCTAGCCGTGGCGATCGCCGGTATGACCATGGCCGCGGTCGGGCGGTCTGACGCCCTTGGGGTCCACGGTGTGATCGTAATGCTGTTTGCGGGCAGCCTTCTCTACCTCGTCATGTCCTCGCTCTTCGAGCCTGAAGTGGTAGAGGACCGGGAGGCGTCGTACTACGACGATCCCATCAAGGTCGGCATCGTTCTTTCCATGGCCTGGGCTGTGTTCGGGATGTTCATGGGCGTTTGGGTGGCGGCGCAGCTTGCATGGCCCGACCTCGCATTCGACGCCGGTTGGTCCAGTTTCGGGCGGCTGAGACCCACGCACACCACAGGAGTGATCTTCGGCTTCGGCGGCAACGCGCTGATCGCGACGTCCTTCCACGTCGTCCAGCGCACGTCGCGGACGCGCCTGGCAGGTCAACTCAGTCCCTGGTTCGTGCTCTTCGGCTACAATCTGTTCTGCGTGCTGGCCGTGTCGGGCTACATGATGGGGATCACGCAGTCCAAGGAATACGCAGAGGCCGAATGGTACGCCGACATTTGGCTTGTCATCGTCTGGGTTACCTATTTCCTCCTTTACATCAGAACGATAGCGCGCCGGAAGGAGCCACACATCTATGTCGCCAACTGGTACTTCATGGCGTTCATACTGGTCGTCGCAATCCTCCATATCGTGAACAATCTCGCCCTTCCGGTTTCATGGGGACAAGCCAAAAGTTACACCATATGGCCCGGCGTCCAGGACGCGATGGTGCAGTGGTGGTACGGGCACAACGCGGTCGCCTTCTTCTTGACGGCCGGCTTCCTCGCAATGCTCTATTACTACCTCCCCGTCCGGGCGCAGCGGCCGATTTTCTCCTACCGGCTTTCAATCCTGAGCTTCTGGGGCATCACGTTCTTTTACATGTGGGCCGGCTCCCACCATCTGCACTACACAGCGCTTCCCCACTGGGTCCAGACGCTCGGCATGACTTTCTCGGTAATGCTGCTGGTGCCGTCCTGGGCGTCGGCCGGCAACGCGCTGCTGACGCTCAACGGCGCATGGCACCGGGTTCGGGACGACGCGACGCTGCGCTTCATGATGGCAGCTGCGGTCTTTTATGGACTCTCGACGTTCGAGGGATCGTTCCTTGCCATCAGGCCGGTGAACTCGCTGTCGCACTACACGGACTGGACTGTTGGTCACGTCCATGCCGGAGCGCTCGGATGGGTCGCGCTGATCACTTTCGGCTCGCTCTACACACTGGTGCCCAGCCTTTGGAGGCGCGAGCGCATGTACTCGGCGTCTCTCGTCGAAGTGCATTTCTGGCTGGCGATCGCCGGAACGGTGATCTACGTCTTCGCGATGTGGAATTCTGGCCTCATCCAGGGCCTGATGTGGCGGACCTATACCGGGGAAGGCACGCTTGCCTATTCGTTTGTCGACTCTCTCGTGGCGATGTATCCATACTACATCGCCCGCGCTTTCGGGGGCCTGCTCTTTCTCCTGGGCGCCATCGTCGGCTGCTGGAACATCTGGATGACGGTTCGGTCCGCGCCGCTTACTGTAGCGCGTGAAGGGGATACGCCTGTCGTCCCCGCTTCCATGCCGGGGGAATGA